A genomic region of Zea mays cultivar B73 chromosome 6, Zm-B73-REFERENCE-NAM-5.0, whole genome shotgun sequence contains the following coding sequences:
- the LOC100127538 gene encoding ZCN11 protein isoform X1: MAAHVDPLVVGRVIGDVVDLFVPTVAVSARFGAKDLTNGCEIKPSVAAAAPAVLIAGRANDLFTLVMTDPDAPSPSEPTMRELLHWLVVNIPGGADASQGGETVVPYVGPRPPVGIHRYVLVVYQQKARVTAPPSLAPATEATRARFSNRAFADRHDLGLPVAAMFFNAQKETASRRRHY, encoded by the exons ATGGCTGCCCATGTGGACCCGCTGGTTGTGGGGAGGGTGATCGGCGACGTGGTGGACTTGTTCGTGCCGACGGTGGCCGTGTCGGCGCGCTTCGGCGCCAAGGACCTCACCAACGGCTGCGAGATCAAGCCATCCGTCGCCGCGGCCGCTCCCGCCGTCCTCATCGCCGGCAGGGCCAACGACCTCTTCACCCTG GTTATGACTGACCCAGATGCTCCGAGCCCTAGCGAGCCAACGATGAGGGAGTTGCTCCACTG GCTGGTGGTTAACATACCAGGTGGAGCAGATGCTTCTCAAG GCGGTGAGACGGTGGTGCCGTACGTGGGCCCGCGCCCGCCGGTGGGTATCCACCGCTACGTGCTGGTGGTGTACCAGCAGAAGGCCCGCGTCACGGCTCCGCCGTCGCTGGCGCCGGCGACGGAGGCGACGCGCGCACGGTTCAGCAACCGCGCCTTCGCCGACCGCCATGACCTAGGCCTCCCTGTCGCCGCCATGTTCTTCAACGCGCAGAAGGAGACAGCTAGTCGCCGCCGCCACTACTGA